A genomic region of Leptolyngbya sp. NIES-2104 contains the following coding sequences:
- a CDS encoding polysaccharide deacetylase family protein: MKQRRKPIASLSLDLDNQWSYMKTHGDEGWEEFPSYLNVLIPRVLNFLKERDLKITFFIVGQDAALEKNQAALKPIADAGHEVGNHSFLHEPWLHLYSEEEIDTELAIAEKYIEKATGARPVCFRGPGFSLSRTVLKVLARRGYLCDASTFPTFLGPLARAYYFMTSKLSKEELEQRKQLFGRFQDGFRPLKPYRLRLDSGNLVELPVTTMPLFKVPIHASYILYLGVFSPMLAMLYFRSAIALCRLFRVQPSILLHPLDFMGCDDLPELAFFPAMNQPSYKKVAMMSKIISVLTDNYTVLTISQHAHQVARVDKMPLMHPSSIAL; this comes from the coding sequence ATGAAACAACGCAGAAAACCGATCGCAAGTTTGTCGCTCGATCTCGACAATCAATGGTCATACATGAAAACTCACGGAGACGAAGGCTGGGAAGAGTTCCCGTCTTATCTCAATGTTCTGATTCCGCGTGTGTTGAACTTTCTAAAAGAACGCGATCTTAAAATCACCTTTTTCATTGTTGGACAAGATGCCGCATTAGAAAAAAACCAAGCTGCTCTCAAACCGATCGCTGACGCAGGACATGAAGTGGGGAATCATTCTTTCCTGCATGAACCTTGGCTACATTTGTACAGCGAGGAAGAGATTGATACTGAGTTAGCGATCGCAGAAAAATACATCGAAAAAGCAACCGGAGCAAGACCCGTTTGTTTCCGAGGTCCTGGATTTAGCTTGTCCCGGACGGTTCTTAAAGTGCTTGCCCGTCGCGGTTATCTCTGCGATGCGTCCACTTTTCCAACCTTTTTAGGTCCGCTGGCTCGTGCTTACTACTTCATGACTAGTAAGCTCAGCAAAGAAGAACTCGAACAGCGTAAACAGCTTTTCGGACGCTTTCAAGATGGGTTTCGTCCCCTAAAACCGTATCGATTGCGCTTAGATTCCGGTAACTTGGTTGAACTGCCAGTCACAACGATGCCCCTATTCAAAGTGCCCATTCACGCGAGCTACATTCTCTATCTGGGTGTGTTCTCGCCAATGTTGGCAATGCTCTATTTCCGAAGTGCGATCGCGCTTTGTCGCTTGTTCCGAGTTCAACCCTCGATCTTGCTGCATCCCTTAGATTTTATGGGCTGCGACGACTTGCCAGAACTTGCTTTCTTCCCTGCGATGAACCAACCGAGCTACAAGAAAGTAGCGATGATGAGCAAGATCATTTCTGTGCTGACCGATAACTATACAGTGCTCACGATTTCTCAACACGCTCATCAAGTGGCACGAGTCGATAAGATGCCGCTGATGCACCCTAGCTCGATCGCACTTTAA
- a CDS encoding NAD(P)/FAD-dependent oxidoreductase, producing MSVKRFAAGSTQRYAIVGGGILGMTLALRLAQQGHSVTLFESAHQFGGLASAWRLGNILWDRHYHVTLLSDTHMRSLLTELGLEQEMKWVETKTGFFTDGKLYSMSNTLEFLSFPALGLIDKLRLGFTIWYASKVKNWKKLEQIPVSTWLRRLSGDRTFEKIWLPLLRSKLGENYQIASASFIWAIIARMYAARRTGLKKEMFGYLPGGYARLLARFVEVLSEHQVEMKVGHRVSQVIQRNGKVKLEFTNGHTEYFDQAVLTMASSIAAQVCQGLTQSEYDRHRDIEYQGIICASLLLKKPLANYYVTNITDSWIPFTGVIEMSALVDKSEFDQRSLVYLPKYVSTTDPAFEMSDEQIKEEFIQTLVLMYPNFDRNNVLAFRVSRVRQVFAISTLNYSEKLPPMHTSLSGVHIINSAHILNGTLNVNETVLLAERAAAELSTRSRHSNLVNA from the coding sequence ATGTCAGTAAAACGCTTCGCAGCAGGATCAACTCAACGATATGCCATTGTTGGCGGCGGAATTCTTGGAATGACGTTAGCACTCCGACTGGCTCAGCAAGGTCATTCTGTCACCTTGTTTGAAAGTGCACATCAATTTGGTGGGCTTGCGAGTGCTTGGAGACTGGGAAACATTCTCTGGGATCGGCACTATCATGTGACTTTGCTGTCTGATACTCATATGCGATCGCTGCTGACCGAACTCGGTTTAGAGCAGGAGATGAAGTGGGTTGAGACGAAAACGGGTTTCTTCACCGATGGCAAACTGTATTCCATGTCAAACACATTGGAGTTTCTCAGTTTTCCAGCTTTGGGATTGATTGATAAGCTGAGATTGGGGTTTACGATTTGGTACGCCTCGAAAGTTAAGAACTGGAAGAAGCTTGAACAGATTCCGGTGTCTACTTGGTTGAGAAGGCTATCGGGCGATCGCACATTTGAAAAAATTTGGCTGCCATTACTGCGATCGAAGCTTGGTGAGAACTATCAAATTGCTTCGGCTTCATTCATTTGGGCAATCATTGCGCGAATGTATGCGGCGCGGCGAACGGGTTTGAAAAAAGAAATGTTCGGTTATCTACCTGGGGGCTATGCTCGATTGTTAGCTCGGTTTGTTGAGGTACTGTCTGAACACCAGGTCGAGATGAAGGTCGGACACAGAGTAAGCCAAGTGATTCAAAGAAACGGCAAGGTAAAGCTTGAGTTTACGAACGGACACACCGAATACTTTGATCAAGCGGTGCTGACAATGGCATCCTCGATCGCGGCTCAAGTCTGTCAAGGGTTGACTCAATCGGAATACGATCGACATCGTGACATCGAGTATCAAGGCATCATTTGTGCTTCATTGCTGCTGAAAAAACCTTTAGCAAACTACTATGTGACGAACATTACTGATTCCTGGATTCCGTTTACGGGTGTGATTGAAATGTCCGCTTTAGTGGATAAATCGGAGTTTGATCAGCGATCGCTCGTTTATCTTCCGAAGTATGTTTCCACAACTGATCCTGCTTTTGAAATGTCTGATGAGCAGATCAAAGAAGAGTTCATCCAAACACTCGTCTTAATGTATCCGAACTTCGATCGCAATAATGTTCTAGCGTTCCGAGTGTCGCGAGTTCGGCAAGTGTTTGCAATCTCAACCTTGAACTATTCGGAAAAGTTGCCACCGATGCACACTTCGCTTTCAGGAGTGCATATCATCAATTCGGCTCACATTCTGAATGGAACCTTGAACGTGAATGAAACGGTGCTACTGGCAGAACGAGCAGCAGCAGAACTATCGACGCGATCGCGACACTCGAATCTGGTCAATGCGTGA
- a CDS encoding NAD(P)/FAD-dependent oxidoreductase, protein MNNESKPVAIVGAGLAGLTAAWSLRQQGVPVKLYEAGKQIAGLAGSFHDPDGFTYDFGAHFVTNRLAAAIGVGALCRDVRYYGESVLLRGKNYTYPFGLLQVPRYVTSGISSRLRKHKPKSAAEWYRAQYGNALANEVAIPITEAWSGAKAEDLAPSVGDKLQAGIAQTVVHKLVSRFTHRAVTNGYSHDMPENPHVWHVYPKGGLGLLCRKLAEDLEGCIELNSPVEAILTENDRAVAVRVNGQEQPASAVISTAPCHILAKLVQGSDAVKPLSQFRYRPMVFVNLRFEGRGLLSDTVVWTPEQHFLFFRLTETPLSMPWLAPEGKTLITADIGCEVGDKIWQMSDEELGERCLEHIVELIPDARRRYFGCRVLKTPIAYPVFLNDYEDHRQRLAHSTGIAGLHSIGRNGEFAHLLMEDIYWRTTAKMRHLAATLN, encoded by the coding sequence ATGAATAACGAATCAAAACCCGTCGCGATCGTGGGAGCAGGCTTAGCGGGTCTTACCGCAGCTTGGTCACTCAGACAGCAAGGAGTCCCCGTCAAACTGTACGAAGCTGGAAAGCAAATTGCTGGTTTAGCAGGAAGCTTTCACGACCCAGATGGCTTTACGTATGACTTTGGTGCACACTTTGTCACCAACCGACTCGCAGCCGCGATCGGCGTTGGTGCCCTCTGTCGAGATGTCCGCTACTATGGCGAATCCGTGTTACTTCGCGGTAAGAACTACACTTATCCTTTTGGTCTGTTGCAAGTTCCGCGCTATGTCACCAGCGGCATTTCGAGCCGTCTTCGCAAACACAAGCCCAAATCCGCCGCAGAATGGTATCGTGCTCAGTACGGGAATGCGTTAGCCAATGAAGTCGCGATCCCCATCACCGAAGCTTGGTCAGGGGCGAAAGCTGAAGATTTAGCTCCCTCAGTCGGAGACAAGCTGCAAGCAGGAATTGCTCAAACGGTTGTGCACAAATTAGTCAGCCGTTTCACTCATCGAGCCGTCACGAATGGATATAGCCATGATATGCCCGAAAATCCCCACGTTTGGCATGTCTATCCGAAAGGTGGTTTAGGATTGCTCTGTCGCAAATTGGCAGAAGATCTCGAAGGTTGTATCGAGCTTAATTCACCTGTAGAAGCGATTCTCACCGAAAACGATCGAGCCGTAGCCGTTCGAGTCAACGGTCAAGAACAACCTGCATCCGCAGTCATTAGCACCGCTCCCTGTCACATTCTTGCCAAGCTCGTTCAAGGGTCGGATGCAGTCAAACCTCTATCACAGTTCCGTTATCGTCCGATGGTGTTTGTCAATTTACGCTTTGAAGGACGTGGCTTACTCTCTGACACTGTAGTTTGGACACCAGAACAGCACTTTCTCTTTTTCCGGCTGACAGAAACGCCGTTATCGATGCCCTGGTTAGCTCCAGAAGGCAAAACATTGATCACAGCGGACATTGGTTGTGAAGTCGGTGACAAGATTTGGCAAATGTCTGATGAAGAACTCGGAGAGCGATGTCTAGAACACATTGTCGAACTCATTCCCGATGCACGTCGTCGCTATTTCGGCTGTCGGGTTTTGAAAACGCCGATCGCTTATCCGGTGTTCTTAAACGATTACGAAGATCACCGTCAGCGATTAGCACATTCTACCGGAATTGCAGGGCTACACAGCATCGGGCGAAACGGTGAATTCGCTCACTTGCTGATGGAAGACATCTACTGGCGTACTACGGCAAAAATGCGTCACCTTGCTGCTACTCTCAACTAA
- a CDS encoding sugar transferase yields MNYPKAPEMQSFRLSIEPSIHPSTQSWLKRSIDIVGSLVGLLFLALVFIPIVIAIKLDSSGPVFYSQTRCGLSGRTFQLRKFRSMVSDAERLKSMVKNEGSKLLFKNTNDPRITKVGQFLRRTSLDELPQFWNILIGEMSLVGTRPPTLDEVEHYNDRHWKRLEVKPGLTGEWQVNGRSEIKDFEQVVNLDLRYQERWSVRYDLFLVLKTFQVVFARRGAY; encoded by the coding sequence ATGAATTACCCCAAAGCGCCCGAAATGCAGTCTTTTAGGCTCTCGATCGAGCCGTCTATCCATCCCTCAACTCAATCTTGGCTCAAACGCAGCATTGATATTGTGGGCAGTTTAGTAGGTCTATTGTTTTTAGCACTGGTGTTTATCCCGATCGTCATCGCAATCAAGCTCGATAGTTCAGGACCCGTGTTTTACAGCCAAACCCGGTGCGGATTGAGCGGGCGAACTTTCCAACTGCGAAAGTTTCGATCGATGGTGAGTGATGCTGAACGATTAAAATCGATGGTGAAAAACGAAGGAAGTAAGCTTCTGTTTAAGAACACCAATGATCCAAGAATTACGAAAGTTGGACAATTTCTACGACGCACCAGTTTAGATGAATTGCCGCAGTTCTGGAATATTCTGATTGGCGAGATGAGCTTAGTTGGAACTCGTCCCCCCACGCTCGATGAAGTCGAACACTACAACGATCGACATTGGAAGCGATTAGAAGTGAAGCCTGGACTGACGGGCGAATGGCAGGTGAATGGACGCTCTGAGATCAAGGATTTTGAACAAGTGGTTAACCTTGATTTGCGCTATCAAGAGCGCTGGAGTGTGCGCTACGACTTGTTTCTCGTACTGAAAACGTTTCAAGTGGTGTTCGCTCGACGGGGAGCTTACTAA
- a CDS encoding bifunctional 2-polyprenyl-6-hydroxyphenol methylase/3-demethylubiquinol 3-O-methyltransferase UbiG has product MNNLSDSLPYGAPCRPDGTAPLKMTRVRCCVCEVDDASAIAVGEDFEYRTSPDTFLAVQCRGCGLVYLNPRPEILDLDRIYPRDYHAYEFSAERFGFVYRVRQRLEAKRLLSACKGLGADARIIDVGCGDGFHLRLLRDFGKPTWQLEGVEPSDLAVKAAMNDGLEIHQGIVQELNLPKASYDLAFMIATIEHVDHPAEVLNAVRSLLKPGGRIVIVTDNTDTLDFKLSKARHWGGYHFPRHWNLFNPNNLRLLAQKTDLEVEQLSTIVSPVNWVYSIRNALVDWKAPKWFIEQFSLRSTLSLGVFTLFDMVHQALGHGALMRAVLKRPL; this is encoded by the coding sequence ATGAACAATCTTTCTGATTCCTTGCCTTATGGTGCGCCCTGTCGCCCAGATGGAACTGCCCCGCTGAAAATGACGCGAGTTAGATGCTGCGTTTGTGAGGTGGATGACGCAAGCGCGATCGCAGTCGGTGAAGATTTTGAGTATCGCACTAGTCCAGACACGTTCTTAGCGGTGCAATGTCGGGGTTGTGGATTGGTTTATCTCAATCCGCGTCCGGAGATTTTAGACCTCGATCGCATTTATCCGCGTGACTATCATGCTTACGAATTTTCTGCGGAGCGTTTCGGATTTGTTTACCGGGTGCGCCAACGATTAGAAGCCAAACGCTTGTTGTCTGCCTGTAAAGGTCTAGGAGCAGATGCACGAATTATTGATGTTGGGTGTGGTGATGGTTTTCACCTGCGATTGTTGCGCGACTTTGGAAAACCGACCTGGCAGCTTGAAGGCGTAGAGCCAAGCGATCTCGCTGTGAAAGCCGCAATGAATGACGGTTTAGAAATTCATCAAGGCATTGTTCAGGAATTAAATTTGCCGAAAGCCAGCTACGATCTGGCGTTTATGATTGCCACGATCGAGCACGTCGATCATCCTGCCGAAGTACTCAACGCAGTACGATCGCTGCTAAAACCAGGCGGTCGAATTGTGATTGTGACCGATAACACCGATACGCTGGATTTCAAACTATCTAAAGCGCGTCACTGGGGCGGCTACCACTTTCCGCGACATTGGAATTTATTCAATCCGAACAATCTCAGACTGTTAGCTCAAAAGACTGATTTGGAAGTTGAGCAACTGAGCACGATCGTTTCTCCAGTGAACTGGGTGTATTCGATTCGGAATGCGCTCGTCGATTGGAAAGCACCGAAATGGTTCATTGAGCAATTTAGTCTGCGATCGACACTCTCGCTCGGTGTGTTCACTCTGTTCGACATGGTACATCAAGCCTTGGGACACGGTGCCCTAATGAGAGCCGTTCTAAAACGCCCTTTATAA
- a CDS encoding YfhO family protein, with protein sequence MITRSSKSITHVHLFAIAIVALLVMIPIFAYGIYDAHDLPNYHLRWAKQFSDQFWAGELYPRWLLNLNAGMGSPTFFFYSSMPYYFTSLMRPLVWMADPYDWHQLSFGAALALMASGITAYLWLRSLVSPTAALIGSLFYLVAPYHLAIDLYARFAYAEFWSFVWFPLILYFAQRLVEGRKKAVVGIAIAQTFLIMTHLPSFLIFTPVPFLYVLWFSDTKQRWRNAIAYSLAFMLAVGLAAVYWFPAMTTKEFIVLKADPTQYEFFHYEDNFLFSGVFRKNLGTYLAFLEISTVLTIVLAVLSYVIGRRTAKSSLFWIVIALSAGAMMFSISNPIWQILRPLQTIELPSRFNLVLTIALTALIAFAVKPIRFPQKTILKLSVLLVVGTGLAVLLTLPIRGAWLTWTVSEKAWLTFIVVGLAIAFSFVLYSVRLTDHRVITISLLLAIALMLSSGLVMKRSLYPIPDLNAELEIKRDAVLHRPKWIPPALYTTEALKTLSNQKFGNNYTIEAQDQVKITQWQPRNLGLQTNLSTEQWLTLKQFYYPGWTATVEQTTLPVQASPEGLLQVKVPAGNLSIAVELKPLPQEQIGIWLSAISSVLLSVLLFWRRSQSSLLKPVPIRSFTSVR encoded by the coding sequence ATGATCACACGCTCATCAAAATCGATTACTCACGTTCATCTGTTCGCGATCGCGATTGTTGCCTTGCTGGTGATGATCCCGATTTTTGCGTATGGCATTTATGATGCTCACGATTTACCGAATTACCATTTGCGCTGGGCAAAACAGTTTTCAGATCAGTTCTGGGCAGGTGAGCTTTATCCGCGCTGGCTGTTGAATTTGAATGCGGGTATGGGAAGCCCGACCTTCTTTTTCTATAGTTCTATGCCTTACTATTTCACAAGTTTGATGCGTCCGTTGGTGTGGATGGCTGATCCATACGACTGGCATCAACTAAGTTTTGGGGCAGCGCTGGCATTAATGGCTTCAGGGATCACCGCTTATCTGTGGTTACGATCGCTGGTTTCGCCAACTGCGGCATTGATCGGCTCACTGTTTTACCTAGTTGCACCGTATCACTTAGCGATCGATCTTTATGCTCGATTTGCTTATGCGGAGTTCTGGAGCTTTGTTTGGTTTCCGCTGATTCTGTACTTTGCTCAGCGATTGGTGGAAGGTCGGAAAAAAGCCGTTGTGGGAATTGCGATCGCGCAAACTTTCCTGATCATGACGCATCTTCCGAGCTTCCTGATTTTCACGCCTGTTCCATTTCTCTATGTTCTGTGGTTCTCAGATACAAAACAGCGATGGAGAAATGCGATCGCTTACAGTTTGGCGTTTATGCTTGCAGTTGGACTTGCTGCGGTCTATTGGTTTCCGGCGATGACCACGAAAGAATTTATTGTGCTCAAAGCTGATCCAACCCAGTACGAATTCTTTCACTACGAAGATAACTTTCTATTTTCCGGTGTGTTTCGTAAGAACCTCGGAACTTATCTTGCTTTTCTTGAAATTTCTACAGTGCTCACGATCGTTCTCGCAGTTCTGAGCTATGTGATTGGACGGCGAACGGCAAAATCGAGTTTATTTTGGATTGTGATTGCGCTTTCTGCGGGGGCAATGATGTTCTCGATTAGCAATCCGATTTGGCAGATTCTTCGCCCACTCCAAACGATCGAGCTTCCTTCACGATTTAACTTGGTTTTGACGATCGCCCTCACAGCGTTGATTGCTTTCGCCGTAAAACCGATTCGATTTCCTCAAAAAACTATCCTGAAGCTTAGTGTTTTGCTTGTAGTGGGAACTGGGTTAGCTGTGTTACTCACACTGCCAATTCGAGGAGCTTGGCTCACTTGGACAGTATCTGAGAAAGCTTGGCTAACTTTCATAGTCGTCGGACTCGCGATCGCGTTCTCATTTGTTTTATACTCAGTTCGGCTCACTGATCATCGAGTGATTACGATTAGTCTTTTACTCGCGATCGCGCTCATGCTATCGAGCGGGTTAGTGATGAAGCGAAGCTTGTATCCCATTCCCGACCTCAATGCTGAACTTGAAATTAAACGAGATGCTGTTTTACATCGCCCGAAATGGATTCCTCCTGCGCTCTATACGACTGAAGCCCTGAAAACATTGAGCAATCAAAAATTTGGGAATAACTACACGATCGAAGCTCAGGATCAAGTCAAAATCACACAGTGGCAACCCCGAAATCTCGGTTTACAAACCAATCTCAGCACAGAACAATGGCTAACCCTAAAACAGTTCTACTATCCGGGTTGGACAGCAACTGTAGAACAGACGACGCTTCCCGTTCAAGCTTCTCCTGAAGGATTGCTACAGGTCAAAGTACCAGCGGGGAATTTGTCGATCGCCGTTGAATTAAAACCTTTACCTCAAGAACAAATCGGCATTTGGCTCAGTGCGATCTCCAGTGTTCTACTGTCTGTGCTGCTATTCTGGCGGCGTTCTCAATCTTCACTATTGAAACCTGTTCCAATTCGTTCATTCACATCCGTTCGATAG
- a CDS encoding glycosyltransferase family 4 protein, with protein sequence MQKPVLTIFYQFNPWRSSIGGIQTIIRSFVKYAPDEFEICFVGTGADPAEKPLQWQEREYAGKQIQFMPLFTLQGDNHRKRVPISVGYTAALFRTCLESDFMHFHRIEPTLATRSWRGEKTLFVHNDIRQQTAKTDKRASLWRNFPAVYSLLERSLVKQFDQILSCHTGSLELYRDRYPELSDRISYINNSFDDAVFQPSSDRIIQRRLFAQKLGLSEDTQFILFAGRLQPQKDPVLLIQAIAALAHPNAHLLIAGDGELATEIKAEATRLEVRDRITLLGAQTQPEMAHLYQIANVFVLSSRFEGLPVSVLEALGSGTPIVTTDCGDTPRLLTLNSGIVCLDRLPTTIADALDRVLFNPDDFPSDACVRTVQPYSARVIVSQVYREMMARWEVRSHKRVMLSEARSYT encoded by the coding sequence ATGCAAAAACCCGTTCTGACGATCTTCTATCAGTTCAATCCCTGGCGTAGTAGCATTGGTGGAATTCAGACGATTATCCGATCGTTTGTAAAATATGCTCCTGATGAGTTTGAGATTTGCTTTGTAGGTACGGGTGCTGATCCCGCAGAAAAACCGCTCCAGTGGCAAGAACGCGAATATGCAGGCAAACAGATTCAGTTCATGCCATTGTTCACGCTACAAGGCGACAATCATCGAAAGCGGGTGCCGATTTCAGTCGGTTACACTGCCGCATTGTTCCGCACCTGTCTCGAATCGGACTTTATGCACTTTCATCGCATTGAGCCAACGTTAGCAACTCGATCGTGGCGCGGTGAAAAAACATTATTTGTTCACAATGACATTCGCCAGCAAACTGCTAAAACAGACAAACGAGCCAGCCTTTGGCGTAACTTTCCTGCTGTTTATTCGCTGTTAGAGCGCTCACTGGTGAAACAGTTTGACCAAATTCTGTCTTGTCACACGGGATCACTCGAACTCTACCGCGATCGCTATCCAGAACTGAGCGATCGCATTTCCTACATCAACAATTCATTCGATGACGCAGTGTTTCAGCCGTCAAGCGATCGCATCATTCAGCGTCGATTGTTTGCCCAAAAGCTCGGACTATCCGAAGATACGCAATTCATTCTGTTTGCTGGAAGACTTCAGCCGCAGAAAGATCCGGTGCTACTGATCCAAGCGATCGCGGCTCTCGCTCATCCGAATGCTCATTTATTGATTGCAGGAGATGGAGAGCTTGCAACAGAGATCAAAGCCGAAGCAACTCGACTGGAGGTTCGCGATCGTATAACGCTACTCGGCGCACAAACACAGCCCGAAATGGCGCATCTCTACCAAATTGCAAACGTGTTTGTTTTGAGTAGCCGATTTGAAGGCTTGCCCGTTTCTGTTCTCGAAGCTCTCGGATCAGGAACCCCGATCGTCACCACTGATTGTGGAGATACGCCCAGATTGCTCACATTAAATAGCGGAATTGTCTGTCTCGATCGCTTACCTACCACGATCGCTGATGCTCTCGATCGTGTGCTGTTCAATCCTGATGATTTTCCATCAGATGCCTGTGTGCGAACGGTTCAGCCGTATAGTGCGCGGGTGATTGTGAGCCAAGTCTATCGAGAGATGATGGCGCGATGGGAAGTCCGATCGCACAAACGAGTCATGCTCTCAGAAGCGCGATCGTATACTTAA
- a CDS encoding WecB/TagA/CpsF family glycosyltransferase — MQNESPPIRRVIGCPVTAMPFDDQISLMLTWAKQHLSRSVCVANVHMLVEAYRNSGFATVLRQSDLVTPDGMPLVWMLRCLGVSNQDRIAGMDILVELCTRAPEQDVSIFFLGCHDDILNRMKQRLSREFPNLKIAGIEPLPFRPLTPDEDEALVQRVNASRAGLVLVALGCPKQETWIAQHRDRIQAVMVGLGGAFPVFAGVHKRAPRMMRSIGLEWLYRLLQEPRRLWGRYLDTIPIFVWLAIKQLLSPSQDIPMKGEG; from the coding sequence ATGCAGAATGAATCTCCTCCGATCCGGCGAGTGATCGGCTGTCCCGTCACGGCAATGCCGTTTGATGATCAAATTTCGCTGATGTTGACTTGGGCAAAGCAGCATCTTAGTCGATCGGTCTGTGTTGCCAATGTTCATATGCTCGTTGAGGCTTACCGGAATTCGGGGTTTGCTACAGTTCTCCGGCAGTCCGATCTAGTGACTCCTGATGGCATGCCTTTAGTCTGGATGCTCCGTTGTTTGGGAGTGTCGAACCAAGACCGCATTGCTGGGATGGATATTTTAGTTGAGCTTTGTACTAGAGCACCTGAGCAAGATGTCAGCATCTTCTTTTTAGGGTGTCACGATGACATCTTAAATCGCATGAAGCAAAGACTATCTCGCGAGTTCCCGAATCTAAAAATTGCTGGAATTGAGCCGCTTCCCTTTCGTCCGCTCACCCCTGACGAGGATGAAGCGTTAGTTCAAAGAGTGAATGCGAGTAGAGCTGGACTTGTTCTTGTCGCATTGGGCTGTCCGAAGCAGGAAACTTGGATTGCTCAACATCGCGATCGCATTCAAGCTGTGATGGTTGGATTAGGTGGCGCGTTTCCGGTTTTTGCTGGAGTTCATAAACGTGCGCCTCGAATGATGCGATCGATTGGCTTGGAATGGCTGTATCGATTGCTGCAAGAACCGCGCCGCTTGTGGGGTCGCTACTTAGATACGATTCCTATTTTTGTGTGGTTAGCAATCAAACAGTTGCTGAGTCCTTCACAGGATATTCCAATGAAGGGTGAAGGTTAG
- a CDS encoding acyltransferase — MNLPVNQIKVHPTAIIESDVLIGDRTSIWDNVHIRFGTRIGEECIIGEKTYVAYGVQIGDRVKINAFVYICNAVTIEDGVMISAGTVFTNDRFPRATTVDLKQLRPSDPDEHTLPTLVREGATIGANCTIGNDLAIGRFAMIGMGSLVTKSIPDFHLAIGHPAKSVGCVCRCGQLLTRFPADVKSFSADLDCPACGLQYTVREGVVTELTPP, encoded by the coding sequence ATGAATTTACCTGTGAATCAGATCAAGGTTCATCCGACTGCAATCATTGAATCGGATGTGTTGATCGGTGATCGCACTTCGATTTGGGACAATGTGCACATTCGATTTGGGACTCGTATCGGTGAAGAGTGCATCATCGGCGAAAAGACGTATGTTGCTTATGGGGTTCAGATTGGCGATCGCGTCAAGATCAATGCGTTTGTGTACATCTGCAATGCGGTCACGATCGAAGATGGGGTCATGATCAGTGCGGGAACGGTGTTTACTAACGATCGTTTTCCGAGAGCCACGACTGTTGATCTTAAACAGTTGCGCCCTTCTGATCCCGATGAACATACCTTACCGACTCTCGTTCGAGAAGGAGCAACGATCGGAGCAAATTGCACGATCGGAAATGATTTAGCGATCGGGCGGTTTGCGATGATCGGAATGGGATCGCTGGTAACGAAATCGATTCCGGACTTTCATTTAGCGATCGGGCATCCTGCAAAATCTGTGGGCTGTGTGTGTCGTTGTGGTCAGTTGCTGACTCGATTTCCGGCTGACGTGAAAAGCTTTAGTGCTGATCTCGATTGTCCTGCTTGCGGCTTACAGTACACCGTTCGCGAAGGGGTTGTTACAGAATTAACTCCGCCGTAA